The window AACAATGCTTCTGTCTGAGATGAGCCTCTGATAGTCGGCCACGTGATCAGCTGAAGCTGATAGAGGGTCTCCACGGCAAGTGGAGTGCCCGCAAGCCGTGATAGGCCAAGTCCAATTCACTCTTTGATTGGCAGATTGTCACAAACTTGCGGATCCCCTCTGCTTCCCTGTAGAATCATTCCATCAAGTGCTTCCCGTCTATGACCAATCTCCATCTCCGCTCATCACTGCATTGTATCTCTGCACCGACAAACTTGTCGggttttttttctttctgaGACAGCAAATCGTACTTACATTTAAAGTCAGCAGTCTCAGCTACAGTCCTTCGCCCAGCATCATAGAGGCAAGCACTGCTTGACTTCCATCTCTACTCACCCTATCCGTCATCNNNNNNNNNNNNNNNNNNNNNNNNNNNNNNNNNNNNNNNNNNNNNNNNNNNNNNNNNNNNNNNNNNNNNNNNNNNNNNNNNNNNNNNNNNNNNNNNNNNNTCCGCAATACCTTTGAAAGCGTATCTGACTAACTTTGAATGTAGCCCATTCAAACCGACCCTCCGGCTGGTGTTTCTGCTTCACCTGCATCAGACAATGTTATGACCTGGTTCGTACGCTTTGTTCGACTTTATCGACGCTGAATACTAACCCAACATCTCGCAGGAACGCAGTGATTATCGGCCCCGCGGATACCCCATTCGAAGACGGCACCTTTCGACTGGTGATGCAGTTTGAGGAACAGTACCCTAATAAGCCtcctcaagtcaagttcaTCAGCGAAATGTTCCACCCCAACGTTTATGCCACCGGCGAGCTTTGCCTGGACATTCTTCAGAACCGATGGAGCCCTACTTATGACGTCGCTGCAGTCTTGACCAGCATCCAAAGGTAATGAGAGAAAGTAGATGACGGACGGGCCCAGACTGACCATGTCTAGTTTACTCAACGACCCTAACACCGGCTCACCCGCGAATGTCGAAGCCTCCAACTTGTACAAAGACAACAGGAAGGAATACACTAAGCGCGTTAGAGAGACAGTGGAGAAGAGCTGGGAGGACTGAGCAAAGAGCGATCCTGGAAGGACACGGAACGGTATGCCAACGTCGATTTGTCCGGTAAAGCATGGGCTAGGTT is drawn from Fusarium graminearum PH-1 chromosome 3, whole genome shotgun sequence and contains these coding sequences:
- a CDS encoding ubiquitin-conjugating enzyme E2 2, with product MTWNAVIIGPADTPFEDGTFRLVMQFEEQYPNKPPQVKFISEMFHPNVYATGELCLDILQNRWSPTYDVAAVLTSIQSLLNDPNTGSPANVEASNLYKDNRKEYTKRVRETVEKSWED